In Halorhabdus rudnickae, the following proteins share a genomic window:
- a CDS encoding signal peptidase I: MNPADMNWRRIATLTVAAGLVVVFAAVLVASVPQVVGADHSFVVLSDSMSPTINAGSVVVVSEVQSDRIEKGDVITYVDSRSADGTTRITHRVVDIEMVDGQQQFRTQGDANESPDPRPVPSTAVIGVVGFHIPLVGYLIEFAGSTTGLITLIVVPAILLAVSEAWSLYSDHEASNGEDG, from the coding sequence ATGAATCCAGCCGACATGAACTGGCGACGGATCGCAACACTCACAGTAGCTGCGGGGCTGGTGGTCGTCTTCGCCGCAGTGCTCGTGGCGAGTGTCCCCCAGGTCGTAGGCGCTGATCACAGTTTCGTCGTGCTATCAGACAGTATGTCGCCGACGATCAACGCCGGTTCCGTCGTCGTGGTAAGCGAAGTACAATCCGATCGCATCGAGAAAGGAGACGTGATCACGTACGTCGATTCGCGATCCGCCGACGGTACGACGCGGATCACCCACCGGGTCGTCGACATCGAGATGGTCGACGGACAACAGCAGTTCCGTACACAGGGCGACGCCAACGAGAGTCCGGATCCTCGGCCGGTTCCTTCGACCGCCGTCATCGGTGTTGTCGGGTTTCACATTCCACTGGTCGGCTATCTGATCGAGTTCGCCGGATCGACCACGGGCCTGATCACACTGATCGTCGTCCCAGCGATCCTACTTGCGGTTTCTGAAGCGTGGTCATTGTACAGCGACCACGAAGCATCAAACGGTGAGGACGGATGA
- a CDS encoding ABC transporter permease subunit codes for MRRDLRNTLVVAQRAFDSVTRSRALIAVAFGYGFAVLGFAWASRGGGYLALSMNLLTPLEVLVPLVAVAVGYRSILDDRLRGELDVFRSYPLAGRSYVLGTFLGRGAALLVIVVVPLVLATGTVLLFRVERISVLATHATADSPIVYLRMVVLTAVFALVALAVIVGISSFTASSRGGLALAVVTVLALVVGLDLGVVAGLATDVVPADALDVLLAGSPLSAYRGLVFELAVGSVAPRVVSGGIDPVAAFGSLTLWTVGSLSIAAYTVFR; via the coding sequence ATGAGACGTGATCTTCGGAACACACTGGTCGTCGCCCAGCGGGCGTTTGATTCAGTCACCCGAAGTCGGGCGCTGATCGCCGTCGCGTTCGGCTACGGATTTGCAGTGCTGGGATTCGCCTGGGCGAGTCGCGGCGGTGGGTACCTGGCGCTGTCGATGAATCTACTCACCCCGCTGGAGGTACTCGTCCCGCTGGTCGCCGTCGCCGTGGGTTATCGCTCGATCCTTGATGATCGCCTACGGGGAGAACTCGACGTGTTTCGAAGCTACCCGCTCGCCGGCCGATCGTACGTCCTCGGCACGTTTCTCGGCCGTGGGGCGGCCCTGCTGGTCATCGTCGTCGTCCCGCTGGTGCTCGCGACGGGGACCGTCCTGCTGTTCCGCGTCGAGCGAATCTCCGTGCTTGCGACCCACGCGACCGCCGATTCCCCGATCGTCTATCTTCGCATGGTCGTGTTGACTGCGGTGTTCGCCCTGGTCGCTCTCGCCGTCATCGTCGGAATTTCGTCGTTCACGGCGAGCAGTCGCGGCGGCCTCGCCCTGGCCGTCGTGACCGTCCTCGCGCTGGTCGTCGGTCTCGACCTCGGCGTCGTCGCCGGGCTCGCAACTGACGTCGTCCCCGCTGACGCACTGGACGTATTGCTGGCTGGGAGTCCGCTGTCGGCCTACCGTGGCTTGGTCTTCGAACTCGCCGTCGGTTCGGTTGCCCCACGGGTCGTTTCCGGTGGCATCGATCCAGTCGCGGCATTCGGAAGCCTGACGCTCTGGACCGTCGGATCGCTATCGATCGCAGCATACACCGTGTTCCGATGA
- a CDS encoding TasA family protein, with amino-acid sequence MIDFDIQLTRRRVLASILVIGLAAAAAGVGTFALFSDEETSENSISAGTLDLEAVSGNFTVDNLYPTQSTGDQSITTSYTADIPAELTLKVAATDDSNFAEQLDVESAELLVNGGTVESFNGDATLEDLTGTYENVTTLSGGDSVALNANLTLGEDTTNQYQGDDVDITVTFNATQQT; translated from the coding sequence ATGATAGATTTTGACATTCAGCTCACGAGACGGCGCGTACTGGCAAGCATACTGGTAATTGGACTCGCTGCAGCGGCGGCGGGCGTCGGGACATTCGCGCTGTTCAGCGACGAAGAGACGTCGGAGAACAGCATCAGTGCAGGAACCCTTGATCTCGAAGCGGTCAGTGGGAATTTCACTGTCGATAACCTCTACCCGACACAGAGCACGGGCGATCAGTCGATCACGACGTCGTATACGGCCGACATACCGGCTGAGTTGACACTCAAGGTGGCCGCAACTGACGACTCCAACTTTGCCGAACAACTGGACGTTGAGTCCGCTGAGCTGCTCGTCAATGGTGGGACGGTTGAAAGTTTCAATGGGGACGCTACCCTGGAGGACCTGACGGGGACCTACGAGAACGTTACGACCCTGTCGGGCGGTGATTCCGTCGCGCTGAACGCGAACCTGACGCTGGGCGAAGACACGACCAATCAGTACCAGGGCGACGATGTCGACATCACGGTGACGTTCAACGCCACCCAGCAGACATAA
- a CDS encoding DUF420 domain-containing protein: MAVRSYLREVGRERPLTLTAVLSVIGYALVAGAFAGAIPLFPSLSDATVNLFGHLIALVNTAALLAILAGGWFIRRGEIAKHRVAMLSAFGLILVFLVLYLWKVGGGFEKSILATGLPQIAYLLMLAVHIVLSVVAVPVVLYAVILGLTHSPAELRETHHARVGRIAVAAWGVSLFLGIVTYVLLNHVYGWEPRHAILLVVAGPRPLWNQR; this comes from the coding sequence ATGGCTGTTCGCTCGTATCTTCGTGAGGTCGGCCGGGAGCGCCCGCTCACTCTGACGGCGGTCCTCTCGGTGATCGGTTACGCTCTCGTCGCGGGCGCCTTCGCCGGGGCGATACCGCTGTTCCCGTCGCTTTCGGACGCCACCGTGAACCTGTTCGGCCATTTGATCGCGCTGGTCAACACGGCCGCCCTACTGGCCATCCTGGCCGGCGGCTGGTTCATCAGACGCGGAGAGATTGCGAAACACCGCGTGGCTATGCTGTCCGCATTCGGTTTGATCCTGGTCTTTCTCGTTCTCTACCTCTGGAAAGTCGGCGGCGGCTTCGAGAAGTCGATCCTGGCGACCGGACTCCCCCAGATCGCGTACCTCCTCATGCTCGCCGTCCACATCGTCCTTTCGGTCGTCGCGGTGCCCGTCGTCCTCTACGCCGTGATCCTCGGGTTAACTCACAGTCCCGCCGAGTTGCGGGAGACCCACCACGCCCGCGTGGGGCGGATCGCCGTCGCGGCCTGGGGTGTCAGTCTCTTCCTCGGGATCGTCACCTACGTCCTGCTCAATCACGTCTACGGCTGGGAACCACGCCACGCGATCCTCCTCGTTGTAGCCGGACCCCGTCCGCTGTGGAATCAACGCTGA